A window of the Oncorhynchus keta strain PuntledgeMale-10-30-2019 unplaced genomic scaffold, Oket_V2 Un_scaffold_14703_pilon_pilon, whole genome shotgun sequence genome harbors these coding sequences:
- the LOC127927506 gene encoding myoblast determination protein 1 homolog 1 encodes MELPDIPFPITSPDDFYDDPCFNTSDMHFFEDLDPRLVHVGLLKPDDHHHKEDEHIRAPSGHHQAGRCLLWACKACKRKTTNADRRKAATMRERRRLSKVNDAFETLKRCTSTNPNQRLPKVDILRNAISYIESLQGLLRGAGQEGNYYPVMDHYSGDSDASSPRSNCSDGMMDFNGQSCPPRRRNKYDSTYFNEAPNDSRHKKNSVISSLDCLSNIVERITTDTSACPAVQDGSEGSSPCSPGDGSIASENGAPIPSPINCVPALHDPNTIYQVL; translated from the exons ATGGAGTTGCCGGATATTCCTTTCCCTATAACCTCTCCAGATGACTTCTACGACGACCCTTGCTTCAACACCAGCGACATGCATTTCTTTGAGGACCTGGACCCGAGACTCGTTCATGTGGGTCTCCTCAAGCCGGACGACCACCATCACAAAGAGGACGAGCACATCCGGGCACCGAGTGGGCACCACCAGGCTGGCAGGTGCCTCCTGTGGGCCTGCAAAGCCTGTAAGAGGAAGACCACCAATGCTGATCGCAGGAAAGCAGCTACCATGCGGGAAAGAAGGCGACTGAGCAAGGTGAACGATGCATTCGAGACACTGAAGAGATGTACGTCTACTAACCCAAACCAGAGGCTGCCCAAAGTGGATATCCTGCGGAATGCCATCAGCTATATTGAGTCTCTCCAAGGCCTGCTTCGTGGGGCCGGACAGGAGGGCAACTATTACCCGGTGATGGATCACTACAGCGGGGACTCGGATGCGTCCAGTCCCCGCTCCAACTGCTCAGACGGAATG ATGGATTTCAATGGCCAGTCTTGTCCACCAAGACGGAGAAACAAGTATGATAGCACCTACTTCAACGAAGCACCAAATG ATTCCAGACACAAGAAGAACTCTGTTATTTCCAGTTTGGACTGCCTGTCAAACATCGTGGAGCGCATCACCACGGATACCTCTGCCTGTCCCGCTGTTCAGGACGGTTCCGAGGGTAGCAGCCCCTGTTCTCCCGGGGATGGTTCCATAGCGAGTGAGAACGGAGCCCCCATCCCGTCCCCGATCAACTGCGTCCCCGCCTTACATGACCCAAACACCATCTACCAGGTGTTGTGA